The sequence below is a genomic window from Dyadobacter sp. CECT 9275.
TCACAGGAGCAAGTTCAGGAATGGGAAAATCAACCGCTAACATATTGCACAGCAAGGGCTATACTGTTTATGGAGCAGCGAGACGTACCGATGAAATGAATGACCTGAAAGCAAAAGGAATGGGTGTAGTGGCACTTGATCTCACCAACGACGCTTCAATCGTTGAAGCTGTTAACACCGTTCTCAACAACGAAGGCCGGATAGATATTCTGGTAAACAACGCCGGATATGGTTCTTACGGCGCTGTTGAAGACGTCCCCCTTGACGAAGCCAGAAGGCAGTTTGAAGTAAATCTTTTTGGAATGGCCCGGTTGACGCAGTTGGTATTACCCGGTATGCGTGAGCAAAAATCGGGTAGAATTGTAAACATCTCTTCAATGGGTGGTAAAATTTATACGCCGTTGGGTGCCTGGTATCACGCCACGAAACACGCCGTAGAAGGATGGAGCGACTGTTTGCGTCTGGAGTTGAAGGCGTTTGGAATCGATGTGGTAATCGTTGAGCCGGGAGGCATCAAAACGCCCTGGGGCCAAATAGCAGCGGAAAATTTGAAGATTACCTCAGGCAGAGGTGCCTACGCTCACTTTGCCGACAAAGTAGCTGAGAGCACGATTAAAATGTACACCGGAAGCCAATTGACTGATGTGGATATACTTGGACAGACCATTGCCCGCGCTGCCACCGACAAGAAACCCAAAACCAGGTATGTAAAGGGTTATATGGCAAAACCAGCAATGGCCATCAGAAAATGGTTTGGCGACAAAGTGTACGACAAAATAGTAATGAGCCAGGTTAAGTAGACGAAAATTTGGGCAAGAAGATGAAACAGGACATTAAAAATATCAGGTCGATCGGCCAGTTGCATGAAATTTTCGGATTTGGAAAACCGACGCATCCGCTGATCAGTATCATCGATGTGTCAAAATGGAAAATTTCAGAACAGTTTGTCGGCGTAAAATACACCTCGGAATTGTATACGATTGGCCTGAAAGACAAAAGCTGTGGTTTGCATTACGGAAGAAATACCTACGATTTTGACGAAGGGGTATTGTTCTTCACAGCACCCGACCAGGTTCAGTCCGTATCGAAAACTCAGGAATTAAATGAAATACAGGGATGGATGTTATTCTTCCACCCCGATTTAATCCGCAATACCACATTGGGGAGAAGTATCGAGAATTACGGATTTTTCACTTATGAGGTACGCGAAGCCCTTCATTTGTCCGATGCTGAACAAAAGACGATCACCGATTGCAAAACCATGATACAAAATGAAATCCTCGAACGGATAGACAACCATAGCCAAACCGTTATTGCATCTTCCCTGGAACTACTATTGAATTTATCAAAACGTTATTATGAAAGACAATTCAATACCCGCTCCGCACAAAATTCTGATGTTGTGAGCCATTTTCATACGCTGCTCAATAGTTATTATAAACATGGAAAATTTGCGGAAACAGGAATACCTTCGGTTGAATATTTCTCTGACAAAATACATCTCTCGGGAAATTATTTGAGTGACCTGTTAAAGAAAGAAACCGGGTACGCAATAAAAGATCACGTCAATAATTTTGTCATCGAGAAAGCCAAGACGCTACTACTTAGCGAATCAGAAACGGTAAGTGGTATTGCCTATACGCTGGGATTTAATTATCCCCACTATTTCAATCGCTTATTTAAAAGCAAAACAGGATTAACACCGCAAGAATACAGAAAGCTGAATTGAGCTTGTTACCAATGCCCTTTGCGATACCTTCCGTTTAAATGCGTCAATTCTGTTTCACACACCGGATCAAATGAAACGGGTAATTCTCCATGACCTCTTCAACGCTGGCCAGGCCGTAACCACCGAATTCCTGCTGAATGGAAACCCCGTCGTAAAAGAACATTCTGACGCCGCCGAACTGCTCAAACCGGTCGGGCCCGACGGGTTTTCCTTGTCCATAGGTTACGGCCTCTTTGGTAATGGCAGTAAAAATCATCATACCGCCCTCATGGAGCTGCTCATAACAATCTGCAATCAGTTTCGCTCTTTCGTCCTCATTCAACAAATGAATCAGCGCGTGGGCGAAAATGCCGTCATATCGGTTTTCGTCAAACGGCATTTCCGTCACCGAGCCATGGTAGAGTTTCAGTGAATCACCGTATCGGGTTTT
It includes:
- a CDS encoding oxidoreductase — translated: MKKVALITGASSGMGKSTANILHSKGYTVYGAARRTDEMNDLKAKGMGVVALDLTNDASIVEAVNTVLNNEGRIDILVNNAGYGSYGAVEDVPLDEARRQFEVNLFGMARLTQLVLPGMREQKSGRIVNISSMGGKIYTPLGAWYHATKHAVEGWSDCLRLELKAFGIDVVIVEPGGIKTPWGQIAAENLKITSGRGAYAHFADKVAESTIKMYTGSQLTDVDILGQTIARAATDKKPKTRYVKGYMAKPAMAIRKWFGDKVYDKIVMSQVK
- a CDS encoding helix-turn-helix domain-containing protein, yielding MKQDIKNIRSIGQLHEIFGFGKPTHPLISIIDVSKWKISEQFVGVKYTSELYTIGLKDKSCGLHYGRNTYDFDEGVLFFTAPDQVQSVSKTQELNEIQGWMLFFHPDLIRNTTLGRSIENYGFFTYEVREALHLSDAEQKTITDCKTMIQNEILERIDNHSQTVIASSLELLLNLSKRYYERQFNTRSAQNSDVVSHFHTLLNSYYKHGKFAETGIPSVEYFSDKIHLSGNYLSDLLKKETGYAIKDHVNNFVIEKAKTLLLSESETVSGIAYTLGFNYPHYFNRLFKSKTGLTPQEYRKLN
- a CDS encoding class I SAM-dependent methyltransferase, which gives rise to MSEFWEEAFKSKNQMWGWDPANAALIASGIFHEAGYKKILIPGIGYGRNAQPFVKEGMEVTGIEISETAIAIAKTRYGDSLKLYHGSVTEMPFDENRYDGIFAHALIHLLNEDERAKLIADCYEQLHEGGMMIFTAITKEAVTYGQGKPVGPDRFEQFGGVRMFFYDGVSIQQEFGGYGLASVEEVMENYPFHLIRCVKQN